The window AGAGCAACTATGATGCGATAATCGTCGGGGGGGGGCCGGCCGGCTGCGCCGCTGCGGCGTTCATCGCCCGGAGCAAGTGGAGCACCCTCATCGTCGACCGCTCGCAGTCGGAGGGGTTCTTAGGCAGCCTGGGCAACGTGAGCTATTTCCCCGGGTTCCCGGAGTCCATAAGCGGAGCGGAGATACTCAAGAGGATGCGCAGGCAGTGCGAGCTCGAGGGCGCCAGGCTCTCGACCGAGCCCGTGACCTCGATCTCGGCGGCCGACGGCGGGTGGCGGGTGGCCACTGAGGCGGGCAGGGAGTACCACGCAAAGGCGGTCGTGGTGTGCACCGGCGCCGCCTCGCGCACAAACTACCTTCAGGGCGAGCGGGAGTTCATGGGCCGCGGCGTATCGTACGACGTCATCGCCGACGGCCCCGCTGTCGCAAAGCGCACCGCCGCGGTGATAGGGAAGACGAAGGAGGCGGCCGAGGCGGCCATCGCGCTCGCCCGCTTCGCCGAGAAGATCCACTTCATCATCCCCTCGAACAAACTGGAGGCTGGCGACGACACCATGGAATCGATCAAGGCCTGCCGCGCCATCGAGACGCACTTCTCCACCAGCCTCAAGAAGATAAACGGCGAGGAGCACGTGAAATCCATCACCGTCTTCTCCTCGGGCCAGGAGAAGGAGATACCGG is drawn from Pseudomonadota bacterium and contains these coding sequences:
- a CDS encoding FAD-dependent oxidoreductase, with amino-acid sequence PDSEAYMFRPTKAPDETASEARRDSEKSSPSLSVCKDRPSLTRAPGAASIGPSEAMAMQSNYDAIIVGGGPAGCAAAAFIARSKWSTLIVDRSQSEGFLGSLGNVSYFPGFPESISGAEILKRMRRQCELEGARLSTEPVTSISAADGGWRVATEAGREYHAKAVVVCTGAASRTNYLQGEREFMGRGVSYDVIADGPAVAKRTAAVIGKTKEAAEAAIALARFAEKIHFIIPSNKLEAGDDTMESIKACRAIETHFSTSLKKINGEEHVKSITVFSSGQEKEIPAVGVFTFVHEHKATTSFLQDLVEMGATGAIKVDRGFATSAEGVFACGDVLCGKPQMPAVAASQGLIAGMSVGAYLNSI